Proteins from one Corynebacterium testudinoris genomic window:
- a CDS encoding S1C family serine protease, with the protein MNDETTPTNGPTARSPYSSWGQQPEPPQDTPEPPEAPEPQPKRTVGLGTALALMLVGSVAAGSITGVVATNLADNGSTEVVNSLREPSQPAASAPAGGVERVAAEVLPTVVSIQIATRTSQSEGSGSIISSDGYVMTNHHVVSGGENGGQIQVTLNDGRVVPADYVASDAATDIAVIKMRDVSGLPTIQFGDSSSLSVGQEVVAIGSPLGLSSTVTSGIVSSMNRPVRASDSGGESSLIDAIQTDAAINPGNSGGPLVDMDGHLIGMNSVIASMSSGGEAGSIGLGFAIPSNFAKRVADQLISTGEATQPLLGVQVAARTDVDGALIASVEPNGPAAQAGLATGDVVTRLNDRRIDNPDALIAAVRSQGFGDTVTLEVVQSDTGQTRTVEVTLTSE; encoded by the coding sequence ATGAACGACGAGACCACTCCCACTAATGGGCCAACGGCCCGCTCACCTTATTCTTCGTGGGGCCAGCAACCCGAACCGCCGCAGGACACGCCCGAACCGCCCGAGGCACCCGAACCGCAGCCCAAGCGCACGGTTGGCCTGGGCACCGCGCTAGCGCTCATGCTGGTTGGTTCGGTCGCCGCCGGCAGCATCACAGGGGTGGTTGCCACCAACCTGGCGGACAATGGTTCCACCGAGGTGGTTAATTCGCTGCGGGAGCCCAGCCAGCCCGCTGCCTCCGCGCCCGCCGGTGGCGTGGAGCGGGTGGCCGCCGAGGTCCTGCCGACGGTGGTGTCCATTCAAATCGCCACCCGCACCAGCCAGAGCGAAGGTTCTGGCTCGATCATCTCCTCCGACGGTTATGTCATGACCAATCACCACGTCGTTTCCGGTGGGGAGAATGGTGGACAGATCCAGGTCACGCTTAACGACGGCCGCGTCGTCCCCGCCGACTACGTCGCCTCCGACGCCGCGACCGACATCGCGGTTATCAAGATGCGGGATGTCTCCGGTCTGCCCACCATCCAATTCGGCGATTCCAGCTCGCTCAGTGTGGGGCAGGAAGTGGTGGCCATTGGCTCGCCGCTGGGATTGAGCTCCACCGTGACCTCGGGCATTGTGTCTTCGATGAACCGCCCGGTGCGAGCCTCTGACAGTGGCGGGGAATCCTCACTCATTGATGCCATCCAGACGGATGCCGCTATCAACCCGGGCAATTCCGGTGGGCCGCTCGTGGATATGGATGGCCATCTCATCGGCATGAACTCCGTTATTGCCTCTATGAGCAGTGGTGGGGAGGCCGGTTCCATCGGCCTGGGCTTCGCTATCCCGTCGAATTTTGCCAAGCGGGTGGCGGATCAGCTGATCAGCACCGGCGAGGCAACGCAGCCCTTGCTGGGTGTGCAGGTGGCCGCCCGCACCGATGTTGATGGGGCGCTCATCGCGTCCGTGGAGCCGAATGGTCCGGCCGCTCAAGCTGGGCTGGCTACTGGTGACGTGGTGACCCGCCTCAACGATCGCAGGATCGATAACCCCGATGCGCTCATTGCTGCCGTGCGTTCGCAGGGGTTTGGGGATACGGTCACACTTGAGGTTGTTCAATCAGATACCGGACAGACCCGCACGGTAGAGGTTACGCTGACCTCGGAGTAG
- a CDS encoding MogA/MoaB family molybdenum cofactor biosynthesis protein: MMISSPDVSRSSTLLDVGEPDEEFLFASEQEERRKAQRRALVVLVSDHAIGSGEDTDRVVAELLVEADFAVDAVVAVKSKKSQIRQAIETGVVGGVDLVLTIGGTGVGPRDKTPEATRVLLDQMVPGIAQALRSSGLACGAVDACTSRGIAGVSGSTVIVNLAASRSAVRDGMATLTPLVHHLIDQLQKYSVE; the protein is encoded by the coding sequence ATGATGATTTCATCCCCGGATGTGTCGCGTTCTTCGACGTTGCTCGATGTTGGGGAGCCGGATGAGGAGTTCCTCTTCGCCTCTGAACAGGAGGAACGGCGGAAAGCGCAGCGCCGGGCCCTCGTGGTCCTGGTCTCCGATCACGCCATCGGTTCGGGGGAGGACACGGATCGGGTCGTCGCCGAGCTGCTCGTTGAGGCAGACTTCGCCGTGGATGCCGTGGTGGCGGTGAAATCCAAGAAGTCGCAGATCCGTCAGGCAATAGAGACCGGCGTGGTCGGGGGCGTGGACCTCGTTCTCACCATTGGTGGTACCGGGGTGGGCCCGCGCGACAAGACCCCGGAAGCCACCCGGGTGTTGCTGGATCAGATGGTGCCGGGCATTGCCCAAGCGCTGCGGTCCTCCGGCCTGGCCTGTGGGGCGGTGGATGCGTGCACCTCGCGCGGCATCGCCGGGGTGTCCGGGTCGACGGTGATTGTTAACCTCGCGGCTTCCCGTTCGGCGGTGCGCGATGGAATGGCGACGCTGACGCCATTAGTGCACCACCTCATTGATCAGCTGCAAAAGTACAGCGTTGAGTAG
- the mscL gene encoding large-conductance mechanosensitive channel protein MscL, giving the protein MLQGFKDFIMRGNVVDLAVAVVIGGAFTAIVTAFSDNLINPLIAALGGSDVSGLGFHVISGNPATFLDFGAVITAAINFLMIAAVVYFVIVMPMNKMKELQERRRGIEKEEEAPAPTDVELLTEIRDLLQKS; this is encoded by the coding sequence ATGCTGCAAGGCTTCAAGGACTTCATCATGCGCGGTAACGTCGTGGACCTGGCCGTTGCCGTGGTCATCGGCGGCGCTTTCACCGCCATTGTTACCGCCTTCTCTGACAACCTGATCAACCCGCTCATCGCCGCCCTCGGTGGCTCTGACGTGAGCGGCCTCGGCTTCCACGTCATCTCCGGCAACCCTGCCACCTTCCTCGACTTCGGCGCTGTCATTACCGCCGCGATCAACTTCCTCATGATCGCCGCCGTCGTCTACTTCGTCATCGTCATGCCGATGAACAAGATGAAGGAGCTGCAGGAGCGTCGCCGCGGAATCGAGAAGGAGGAAGAGGCTCCGGCCCCGACCGACGTCGAGCTGCTCACCGAGATCCGCGACCTGCTGCAGAAGTCCTAA
- a CDS encoding SAF domain-containing protein, giving the protein MVPIREVLLTPGWRRSLLLRRTLAAALLVAALVVSIMEVAHRDPPAVVFIRDVEAGTTLSLDDVAVANVPAHLLPRTALVDVAEAAGQVVVAAAEAGEVATTAKFVDVAFSGSPVGEITNIVPVRLAEPEIVPLLRHGDTVTIVTHRGDELTPDIVAAGGKVLLATTDATPNTLLIALPHDAARAVAAASLSTPLAVVLTGDRAHLSAMD; this is encoded by the coding sequence ATGGTGCCCATTCGCGAAGTCTTGCTCACGCCCGGCTGGCGGCGCAGCCTCCTCCTGCGCCGCACCCTCGCCGCCGCCCTCCTCGTGGCCGCCCTCGTGGTCTCCATCATGGAAGTCGCTCACCGGGACCCACCGGCGGTGGTCTTCATCCGTGATGTCGAGGCGGGCACAACGCTGTCGCTTGATGATGTCGCGGTGGCGAACGTCCCCGCCCATCTACTCCCCCGCACGGCACTGGTCGATGTGGCCGAAGCCGCGGGCCAAGTCGTGGTTGCTGCCGCCGAGGCCGGAGAGGTAGCAACCACGGCCAAATTCGTCGATGTGGCCTTCTCTGGCAGCCCTGTGGGTGAAATCACCAACATAGTTCCGGTGCGTCTCGCGGAACCCGAGATCGTTCCCCTGCTGCGCCACGGCGACACCGTCACCATTGTCACTCACCGCGGCGATGAGCTCACCCCAGACATCGTTGCCGCAGGTGGCAAGGTCCTTCTCGCGACCACCGACGCCACCCCCAACACGTTACTCATTGCGTTGCCCCACGATGCGGCCCGCGCGGTCGCGGCGGCTTCCCTGTCCACACCACTGGCGGTTGTGTTGACAGGAGACCGCGCACATTTGAGCGCTATGGACTAA
- a CDS encoding 5-formyltetrahydrofolate cyclo-ligase: MDTRESKARLRELLQQARRDMSVEETHRENSALIAHAAALLRSLSPADTAVAAYSPLAGEPGGKLLLDALHGEASSLLLPVSLPGGQLDWARYEGRLALTPGALGIAEPTGERLGADALKFCSIVFVPALAVSPRGIRLGKGGGFYDRALSALRDADNPPRTAVLLYNGEIRDDVPAEDHDMPVDLAITPTGVRTFR, from the coding sequence ATGGACACCCGGGAGAGTAAGGCACGCTTACGCGAACTTCTGCAGCAAGCCCGCCGCGACATGTCTGTCGAGGAGACTCACCGGGAAAACTCCGCCCTCATTGCGCACGCCGCCGCGTTGCTGCGCTCCCTCTCCCCCGCCGATACGGCGGTCGCCGCCTATTCTCCCCTCGCCGGTGAGCCCGGGGGAAAACTGCTTCTCGACGCCCTGCATGGCGAGGCATCCTCGCTCCTCCTGCCGGTCTCCCTCCCGGGCGGACAATTGGATTGGGCCCGCTATGAAGGCCGCCTCGCGTTGACCCCCGGCGCGCTGGGCATCGCCGAGCCGACGGGCGAGCGCCTGGGCGCGGACGCATTGAAGTTCTGCAGCATCGTTTTCGTGCCCGCTCTCGCGGTGAGTCCGCGCGGCATTCGTTTGGGCAAGGGCGGCGGATTCTACGACCGCGCGCTATCAGCGCTGCGCGATGCCGACAACCCGCCGCGCACGGCAGTACTGCTATATAACGGTGAGATTCGGGATGATGTCCCCGCCGAGGACCATGACATGCCCGTCGACCTCGCCATCACGCCCACGGGGGTACGCACGTTCCGTTAG
- a CDS encoding UTP--glucose-1-phosphate uridylyltransferase, translated as MSLSSHQHPHGVKTVIVPAAGMGTRFLPATKTVPKELLPVVDTPGIELIAEEASALGASRMAIIVAPDKQDVMRHFGEFPGLVETLSERGKDEQVAKVQRAGQLISPVAVEQEKPLGLGHAVGLAESVLDEDEDVVAVMLPDDLVLPVGALEKMAAVRAELGGTVLCAFNVSRSEVFNYGVFDVEEIPADCPLPAGEVKRVVGMVEKPAVEDAPSTLVATGRYLLDRAIFDALRRTPPGKGGEIQLTDAIELMIQEGHPVHIVIHEGKRHDLGNPAGYIPACVDFGLGNPTYGPALRRAITQILAEHDAGEALTAQD; from the coding sequence ATGAGCTTGTCATCTCACCAACACCCCCACGGGGTGAAGACGGTCATTGTCCCTGCCGCGGGCATGGGTACCCGCTTTCTGCCGGCAACCAAGACCGTCCCCAAGGAGCTGCTCCCCGTGGTTGATACCCCGGGTATTGAGCTGATCGCGGAGGAGGCTTCCGCGCTCGGGGCCTCGCGGATGGCCATCATTGTGGCCCCCGACAAGCAGGACGTGATGCGTCACTTTGGGGAGTTCCCCGGTCTGGTGGAAACCCTCAGTGAGCGGGGCAAGGACGAGCAGGTGGCCAAGGTGCAGCGCGCTGGCCAGCTGATTTCCCCCGTGGCCGTGGAGCAGGAAAAGCCCCTGGGCTTGGGTCACGCCGTTGGTCTGGCGGAATCTGTGCTCGATGAGGATGAGGACGTCGTGGCGGTCATGCTGCCCGATGATCTCGTCTTGCCCGTCGGTGCTCTCGAGAAGATGGCCGCCGTGCGCGCTGAGCTGGGTGGCACCGTCCTGTGTGCTTTCAACGTCTCTCGCAGCGAGGTCTTTAACTACGGAGTCTTCGACGTGGAGGAGATTCCCGCCGATTGTCCGCTCCCGGCGGGCGAGGTCAAGCGCGTGGTCGGCATGGTGGAAAAGCCCGCCGTCGAAGACGCGCCCTCGACCTTGGTGGCCACTGGCCGCTACCTCCTCGACCGCGCTATTTTTGATGCCCTGCGCCGCACTCCGCCGGGCAAGGGCGGCGAAATCCAGCTCACCGACGCCATCGAGTTGATGATCCAGGAGGGCCACCCCGTCCACATCGTCATCCATGAGGGCAAACGCCACGACCTGGGCAATCCCGCCGGTTACATTCCGGCGTGCGTTGATTTTGGTCTGGGCAACCCGACGTATGGTCCTGCCCTGCGCCGAGCGATCACGCAGATCCTCGCGGAGCATGATGCCGGCGAGGCCCTGACAGCTCAAGACTGA